One Bdellovibrio bacteriovorus str. Tiberius DNA segment encodes these proteins:
- a CDS encoding YiiD C-terminal domain-containing protein, with translation MEVNPQELIQILKDKITLYEHLGIEVKEISSSRVHFRVSLDKSKNHKGTAFGGSLYASAVLAAYALALAGLKQRHLDTENIVIAKGEIQYLRPVETDFDIVSEFPTDDDEEAFYQELLSKKRVRGKIRSQILGDGGSLKASLVGDFVVKL, from the coding sequence ATGGAAGTAAACCCGCAGGAACTGATTCAGATTCTGAAGGACAAGATCACTCTGTACGAGCATCTTGGCATCGAAGTAAAAGAAATCAGTTCCTCGCGTGTGCATTTTCGGGTGTCTCTGGATAAAAGTAAAAACCACAAAGGCACAGCCTTTGGCGGCAGTCTGTATGCTTCGGCGGTTCTGGCGGCCTATGCATTGGCTTTGGCAGGGCTTAAACAACGTCATCTTGATACCGAAAACATCGTTATAGCCAAGGGCGAGATCCAGTATCTGCGCCCGGTCGAAACTGATTTCGATATCGTCAGTGAGTTTCCGACAGATGATGATGAAGAGGCGTTCTATCAGGAGCTGCTTTCCAAAAAACGCGTTCGCGGCAAAATCCGCTCTCAGATACTGGGTGACGGCGGTTCTTTAAAGGCTTCCTTGGTCGGCGATTTTGTCGTCAAGTTGTGA
- a CDS encoding ATP-binding protein: MNQKQLPWWTWVLPFFILLGGTFLSLAFKVSQGIYWIYFPINFGVIMALWWGPRVFAAVFLNALVAISLFGLPRPGLYPLFALPETLEVIFSWFLVRERFKDVHAWKPSPKNISLYFVYGLLIPSVICSIAIQSLFVLTGIQDRALFGWSTLITTVGDLTGAIFMSIPALILISPWLRKRNLSLFAVKPLPPMHWETLTRKEKALFAVVLIGMLALAVSVHLPQTWYVYGILMLLSAAWYGMYAALAVNTWVVFLTIILPKMTNLPWSNAFIEVQTPATLLTLCFCSLITGSAVTSLTGKIRELSETEGQLKAAKEQAEEASRAKSEFLARMSHEIRTPLNSVLGMLELLRETQLSKDQERYLTLFSHAGENLKALINDLLDFSKIEAKALTVENVSYNIHSTIRSVFEILQIKAEEQGLHFELQVSNDVPALQWGDPTRLRQVLFNLIGNALKFTTEGHVKVKVDLTKESPEQLLIEVQDTGIGIPRDKQSKLFSPFFQGDPTINRKYGGTGLGLVISKNLVEIMGGTLEMKSLAGRGTTFKILLPHRPDFSSNIEKKTKPAMVWNQLPADKRFRLLLVDDSEDNRVLMIHYLKSLPFDCDEAVNGQEAFEKFKERKYDLVFMDMQMPIMTGYKSTELIRYYEKMNKLPHTPIIALTATAVVEDLQRAVSSGCDSYAVKPVKKAEILEILAHNLTTKSPTKEAFKEPPSPSI, encoded by the coding sequence ATGAACCAAAAGCAACTGCCATGGTGGACCTGGGTCCTTCCTTTCTTCATTTTACTTGGAGGCACATTCCTAAGCCTCGCCTTCAAGGTTTCCCAGGGGATCTATTGGATCTATTTCCCAATCAACTTTGGCGTGATCATGGCCCTGTGGTGGGGACCGCGGGTTTTTGCGGCCGTTTTCCTGAATGCTCTGGTTGCGATTTCGCTTTTTGGTCTGCCACGTCCGGGACTTTATCCCCTGTTTGCCCTGCCTGAAACCTTGGAAGTGATTTTCTCGTGGTTCCTGGTGCGTGAACGCTTCAAAGACGTCCATGCCTGGAAGCCCAGTCCAAAAAATATCAGTCTTTATTTTGTGTACGGCCTGCTGATTCCTTCAGTGATTTGCTCCATTGCGATTCAATCCCTGTTTGTTTTAACCGGCATTCAGGACAGGGCCCTCTTCGGCTGGAGCACGTTGATCACAACGGTCGGCGACCTGACGGGCGCGATCTTTATGAGCATACCGGCATTGATTCTGATTTCGCCTTGGCTGCGCAAACGCAATCTTTCATTATTTGCCGTCAAACCCCTTCCCCCGATGCACTGGGAAACCCTGACTCGAAAAGAAAAGGCCTTGTTTGCGGTCGTGTTGATCGGAATGCTGGCTTTAGCCGTGTCCGTGCACTTACCGCAGACGTGGTACGTCTATGGCATTTTGATGCTGCTATCAGCGGCCTGGTATGGCATGTACGCCGCGTTGGCCGTGAATACCTGGGTGGTTTTCCTGACCATCATACTGCCTAAGATGACGAATCTGCCCTGGTCCAATGCCTTCATTGAAGTGCAAACTCCGGCAACACTGCTGACTTTGTGTTTCTGCTCGCTAATCACGGGATCCGCCGTGACATCTTTAACCGGAAAAATCCGCGAGCTGAGCGAAACCGAAGGCCAACTGAAGGCCGCCAAAGAACAGGCCGAAGAAGCTTCCCGAGCAAAATCGGAGTTCCTGGCCCGCATGAGCCATGAAATCAGAACACCGCTGAATTCCGTCCTGGGAATGCTGGAGCTTCTGCGTGAAACCCAACTTTCAAAAGATCAGGAAAGATATTTAACTTTATTCAGCCACGCCGGGGAAAACCTCAAGGCCCTGATCAACGACCTTTTGGATTTCTCAAAGATTGAAGCCAAAGCCCTCACGGTGGAAAACGTCAGCTACAACATTCACAGCACCATTCGCAGTGTTTTTGAAATCCTGCAAATCAAAGCCGAAGAACAAGGCCTGCACTTTGAGCTGCAGGTATCCAACGATGTCCCAGCCTTGCAATGGGGTGACCCCACCCGCCTTCGTCAGGTTTTATTCAACCTGATTGGTAACGCCCTGAAATTCACCACCGAAGGTCACGTCAAAGTGAAAGTCGATCTGACCAAAGAATCCCCCGAACAGCTGCTGATCGAGGTGCAGGACACCGGCATTGGTATTCCGCGCGACAAACAATCCAAACTGTTTTCGCCGTTCTTCCAAGGGGACCCGACGATCAACCGAAAATATGGCGGCACAGGCCTGGGCCTTGTGATTTCCAAAAACCTGGTTGAAATCATGGGTGGCACCCTGGAAATGAAAAGCCTTGCGGGTCGCGGCACTACTTTCAAAATTTTACTTCCGCACCGTCCGGACTTTAGCAGCAACATCGAGAAAAAGACCAAGCCCGCCATGGTTTGGAACCAGCTTCCGGCCGACAAACGCTTCCGTCTGCTTTTGGTGGATGATTCTGAAGACAACCGCGTCCTGATGATTCATTATCTTAAAAGCCTGCCCTTTGACTGTGACGAAGCCGTCAATGGTCAGGAGGCCTTTGAAAAATTCAAAGAACGTAAATACGACCTGGTCTTTATGGACATGCAAATGCCCATCATGACCGGATACAAGTCCACGGAACTGATCAGATATTACGAGAAAATGAACAAACTTCCACACACACCGATCATCGCCCTGACAGCGACTGCGGTGGTGGAAGACCTGCAACGCGCCGTCAGCAGTGGATGTGATTCCTATGCGGTGAAGCCAGTCAAAAAGGCTGAAATTTTAGAGATTCTGGCTCACAACTTGACGACAAAATCGCCGACCAAGGAAGCCTTTAAAGAACCGCCGTCACCCAGTATCTGA
- the lysS gene encoding lysine--tRNA ligase, with protein sequence MSINENPLRAEKRKKLHALREKGINPYPYVFENKAKISEVVAEHSATLQAGEKKPEFSYRIAGRLMTLRMMGKASFFNIQDQTGTVQVYVKVEELSEQDRAAFELVDLGDIVGIDGFVFKSQKGEFSIYAKSFQILTKTIEPLPEKFHGVQDIEIKYRHRHLDLMTDADSRKVFETRSKIIKEVRRFLDDRGFMEVETPTLQPVYGGAAATPFTTHHKALDMKLYMRISPELYLKRLIVGGFEKVYEISKNFRNEGIDRTHNPEFALLEFYEAYTDYNYQMKQFEELISSLALKITGSMKVTYQGKELDFTPPWRRLTVHDGVKEYAGIDPDKATDQEIFQAIRKNGGDIDEPGKRGEMIMELFELTAEQHLVQPTFVMDHPVEISPLTKIHRRDSRLVERFEPFAACMEIGNAYSELNDPEDQLARLKDQEANRAKDEEAHPMDEDFLLAIDAGMPPTGGVGIGIERIVMLLTDRPSIRDIIFFPTMRITK encoded by the coding sequence ATGAGCATCAATGAAAATCCGCTAAGAGCGGAGAAACGTAAAAAACTTCATGCCCTTCGCGAGAAAGGCATCAACCCGTATCCCTACGTCTTTGAAAACAAGGCGAAGATCTCTGAAGTGGTGGCTGAACATTCTGCCACTTTGCAGGCGGGTGAAAAGAAGCCGGAATTCTCTTACCGTATTGCAGGTCGCCTGATGACCCTTCGTATGATGGGTAAGGCTTCTTTCTTCAATATTCAGGATCAGACCGGCACAGTGCAAGTGTACGTGAAAGTGGAAGAGCTTTCTGAACAGGACCGCGCGGCTTTTGAACTGGTGGATCTGGGTGACATCGTCGGTATCGACGGTTTCGTCTTCAAATCCCAAAAAGGTGAATTCTCCATTTACGCAAAATCTTTCCAGATTCTGACGAAAACCATCGAACCTTTGCCGGAAAAATTCCACGGCGTTCAGGATATCGAAATCAAGTATCGTCACAGACATTTGGATTTGATGACCGATGCGGATTCCCGCAAGGTGTTTGAAACACGCTCCAAGATCATCAAAGAAGTTCGTCGCTTCCTTGATGACCGTGGTTTTATGGAAGTGGAAACTCCAACTTTGCAGCCGGTTTACGGCGGTGCTGCGGCGACTCCGTTCACCACGCACCACAAAGCTTTGGACATGAAACTTTACATGCGTATCTCGCCGGAACTTTATCTGAAACGCCTGATCGTGGGTGGTTTTGAGAAAGTTTACGAAATCAGCAAAAACTTCCGTAACGAAGGTATCGACCGCACTCACAACCCGGAATTCGCGTTGCTTGAGTTCTACGAGGCCTACACGGACTACAACTATCAGATGAAACAGTTCGAAGAACTGATCTCTTCTTTGGCTTTGAAAATCACCGGCAGCATGAAGGTGACTTATCAGGGTAAAGAGCTTGATTTCACTCCTCCGTGGAGACGTCTGACGGTTCATGACGGTGTTAAAGAATACGCGGGCATTGATCCGGACAAGGCAACAGATCAAGAGATCTTCCAGGCCATCCGCAAAAACGGTGGCGATATCGATGAGCCGGGTAAACGCGGCGAAATGATCATGGAACTGTTTGAACTGACGGCCGAACAGCACCTGGTGCAGCCGACATTCGTGATGGATCACCCGGTGGAGATTTCTCCGCTGACGAAGATTCACCGTCGCGACAGCCGACTGGTTGAGCGTTTCGAGCCGTTCGCAGCCTGCATGGAAATCGGGAACGCTTACTCTGAGCTGAATGATCCGGAAGACCAGTTGGCGCGCCTGAAAGACCAGGAAGCCAACCGTGCGAAGGACGAAGAAGCTCACCCGATGGACGAAGACTTCCTGCTGGCGATCGACGCTGGTATGCCGCCGACAGGGGGCGTGGGAATCGGTATCGAGCGTATCGTGATGCTGCTGACAGATCGTCCAAGTATCCGCGATATCATCTTCTTCCCGACGATGAGAATCACAAAATAG
- a CDS encoding MATE family efflux transporter yields the protein MSQSKFIHESKMLARLSGPIVVGQVGQNLITLADTIMVGALGSVALGASAFAGSVFIVFLIFGLGMLAPVTALFARMQGQENYPYGGVLLRHSVVVALAISAFVIGLLYLLLPRLSVFGQTSEVLEMGSGFFEITIWSVLPSLLYQSYKQFTDGIGKTKVAMYVMIFGVVFNITGNWVLIHGLYGLPKLGLNGAAWATLIARCLMAMMMITYVHVHPHFKKYLVERWVHRFDHHLLKNMIRLGIPNGLTYLFEVGAFSAAAVMMGWFGATPLAAHQITISLASTSFLITLGIGIAASIRVGYELGRGDYSLARFAGFTAIKLGAAYMTLCALGFFFLREWFPTFYVTDQDVIAWAAKFFIVVAIFEIFDGIQAVAIGALRGMSDTQWPSIIAFFAYWVMGLPGGYLLAFHLGVGPVGIWIGLLVGLIFASILLTWRFHILSKRFLKN from the coding sequence TTGTCTCAGTCTAAATTTATCCACGAAAGCAAAATGCTGGCCCGCTTGTCCGGACCTATCGTCGTTGGTCAAGTCGGTCAGAATCTGATCACTTTGGCTGACACGATCATGGTAGGCGCCTTGGGGTCAGTGGCCTTGGGAGCTTCCGCATTTGCCGGCAGTGTCTTTATCGTGTTTCTGATTTTCGGTCTGGGGATGCTGGCTCCGGTGACGGCGCTGTTTGCGCGCATGCAGGGACAGGAAAATTATCCTTATGGCGGGGTTTTGCTTCGCCATAGTGTGGTGGTGGCCCTGGCTATCAGTGCCTTTGTTATCGGTTTGCTGTATTTGCTACTGCCCCGTTTGAGTGTCTTTGGCCAGACTTCCGAAGTTCTGGAAATGGGCTCGGGCTTCTTTGAAATCACCATCTGGTCGGTTCTGCCAAGCTTGCTTTATCAGTCCTACAAACAGTTCACCGACGGTATCGGCAAAACCAAAGTAGCCATGTACGTGATGATCTTTGGCGTTGTCTTTAACATTACCGGAAACTGGGTTCTGATCCACGGTCTGTATGGTCTCCCAAAACTGGGACTAAACGGAGCCGCATGGGCCACTTTGATCGCCCGCTGCCTGATGGCAATGATGATGATCACTTATGTTCACGTTCATCCGCACTTTAAAAAGTACCTGGTCGAACGCTGGGTTCATCGCTTTGACCATCACCTGCTGAAAAATATGATTCGCCTGGGAATTCCCAACGGCCTTACCTATTTGTTTGAAGTCGGCGCGTTTTCCGCAGCGGCGGTAATGATGGGCTGGTTTGGCGCAACACCTTTGGCTGCGCACCAGATCACCATCAGTCTTGCCAGCACAAGCTTCCTGATCACTTTGGGTATCGGCATTGCTGCCAGCATTCGCGTAGGCTATGAACTGGGCCGTGGGGATTATTCACTGGCCCGTTTTGCAGGGTTCACCGCGATCAAGCTGGGGGCTGCCTACATGACCCTTTGTGCTCTGGGCTTTTTCTTTCTGCGTGAATGGTTCCCGACGTTCTACGTGACCGACCAGGACGTGATCGCGTGGGCGGCAAAATTCTTTATCGTGGTTGCGATCTTTGAAATCTTTGACGGTATTCAGGCCGTTGCCATCGGTGCTTTGCGTGGCATGAGCGACACCCAATGGCCCAGCATCATCGCATTCTTTGCGTACTGGGTGATGGGTCTTCCGGGTGGATACCTGCTGGCATTCCATTTGGGCGTGGGTCCGGTGGGAATCTGGATTGGCCTATTGGTGGGATTGATCTTTGCTTCAATTCTGCTGACGTGGAGATTCCACATCCTGAGCAAACGCTTTCTGAAGAATTAG
- a CDS encoding NifU family protein yields the protein MNTSEKMPVSFEPTPNPATMKFLLHKKVTDQGFDCPTVQDAERSPLAAKIFGFPWTSSVYVGPDFITVTKQDWVDWELLAHPLTGLIQEHMDRDEPVVVTFVEAEEDNENDSPMARNIKSVLNREIRPVVALDGGDIVFHKYENNVLYIHMKGACSGCPSSTVTLKEGIEVRMKELFPEIIEVVSV from the coding sequence ATGAATACCAGTGAAAAAATGCCTGTCAGCTTCGAACCAACCCCGAATCCAGCCACGATGAAGTTTTTGCTTCACAAAAAGGTCACGGATCAGGGCTTTGACTGCCCTACCGTTCAGGATGCTGAACGTTCGCCATTGGCTGCCAAAATCTTCGGCTTCCCTTGGACCAGCTCTGTTTACGTGGGCCCGGACTTCATCACCGTGACCAAGCAGGACTGGGTGGACTGGGAGCTTTTGGCTCACCCGCTGACCGGCCTGATCCAGGAACACATGGATCGCGATGAACCGGTGGTTGTGACTTTCGTTGAAGCTGAAGAGGACAACGAAAACGACAGCCCGATGGCTCGCAATATCAAATCGGTTCTGAACCGCGAAATCCGCCCGGTGGTGGCGCTTGATGGCGGCGACATTGTCTTCCATAAATACGAAAACAACGTGCTTTACATTCACATGAAAGGCGCGTGCTCCGGTTGCCCAAGTTCCACGGTCACCCTGAAAGAGGGTATCGAGGTTCGCATGAAGGAACTGTTCCCGGAGATCATCGAAGTTGTCTCAGTCTAA
- a CDS encoding class I fructose-bisphosphate aldolase, which produces MTPRVREILSWYGADNPGVLTNLARMLNHGKLAGTGKLVILPVDQGFEHGPARSFAKNPDGYDPAYHVELAIESGCSAYAAPLGAIEAIARDYAGEIPLILKINNSDSLYANKAPISAMTSYIDDALRLGCVGIGFTIYPGSAERKHQYEEIAQAARAAKEAGLAVIIWSYPRGEQLSKEGETGIDVIAYAAHIAAQLGAHIIKVKPSSAHLEQAAAKKVYEEQGIKVSSQVDRTRHIVQSCFNGKRIVIFSGGEAKSTEDLLKEVGELAQGGAFGSIMGRNAFQRPKKEALELLHKVMEAFAGKKL; this is translated from the coding sequence ATGACGCCAAGAGTTAGAGAGATTTTGAGCTGGTACGGAGCTGACAATCCAGGGGTATTGACGAACCTGGCTCGTATGTTGAACCACGGTAAATTGGCTGGCACCGGTAAATTGGTGATTCTGCCTGTGGATCAGGGCTTCGAACATGGACCTGCTCGCTCTTTCGCGAAAAATCCAGATGGCTATGACCCGGCTTACCACGTAGAGCTGGCTATCGAATCCGGTTGCAGTGCTTACGCGGCTCCACTGGGCGCGATCGAAGCTATCGCCCGTGACTATGCGGGTGAAATTCCGTTGATTCTGAAAATCAACAACTCGGATTCTCTTTATGCCAACAAGGCTCCGATCTCTGCGATGACGTCTTATATCGACGACGCTTTGAGACTGGGTTGCGTGGGTATTGGTTTCACAATCTATCCAGGTTCTGCAGAACGCAAACATCAGTATGAAGAAATCGCTCAGGCGGCACGCGCGGCTAAAGAAGCCGGTCTTGCGGTGATCATCTGGTCTTACCCTCGTGGTGAGCAGCTTTCCAAAGAAGGCGAAACTGGCATCGATGTGATCGCATACGCGGCTCATATCGCGGCTCAGCTGGGCGCGCACATCATCAAAGTTAAACCTTCCTCTGCACACCTTGAACAGGCAGCAGCGAAAAAAGTTTACGAAGAACAGGGCATCAAAGTGTCCTCTCAAGTGGACCGCACTCGTCACATCGTTCAGTCCTGCTTCAACGGCAAACGCATCGTGATCTTCTCTGGTGGCGAAGCGAAAAGCACAGAAGATCTGTTGAAGGAAGTGGGCGAGCTGGCACAAGGTGGCGCATTCGGTTCCATCATGGGCCGCAATGCCTTCCAGCGTCCGAAAAAAGAAGCTCTGGAACTTTTGCACAAAGTAATGGAAGCCTTCGCAGGTAAAAAACTATAG
- a CDS encoding sulfurtransferase — protein sequence MKFVLIAALVVLSACQMKPTKVTVQEPVMGENVTAEQLIKGKTAILDARPAFEFNLAHVPGSINVRWEDFSQANPKSRGLLQNDLFAIARRLALVGVDPSTPVVVLGKGAQGAGEEGRVAWTLKVLGVKNVYTLVHTSYREMNTNPNREAPLVRNKPYWKPEVAENLDTTWKVFKADVTQNEKPVIVLDVRSGQEFALRNLSTEKSVKAPVVNFEWREFFDDKGLPSKKIERALYEKNISKDSRILVVSNHGVRSGAVVYALNFLGYKNATNFAGGYEQWK from the coding sequence ATGAAGTTTGTTTTGATTGCGGCGCTGGTGGTTTTGAGTGCGTGTCAGATGAAGCCGACGAAGGTGACTGTGCAGGAACCGGTGATGGGTGAAAATGTCACGGCTGAACAGTTGATCAAAGGTAAGACGGCAATTTTGGATGCTCGTCCGGCGTTTGAGTTTAACTTGGCGCATGTGCCGGGCTCTATCAATGTTCGTTGGGAGGACTTTTCTCAAGCCAATCCCAAATCCCGTGGTCTGTTGCAAAATGATCTGTTTGCGATTGCTCGCAGGCTGGCCCTTGTGGGTGTAGATCCGTCAACTCCTGTCGTGGTGCTGGGTAAAGGGGCACAAGGGGCCGGTGAAGAAGGCCGTGTGGCGTGGACGTTGAAAGTGCTGGGCGTGAAAAACGTCTATACTTTGGTTCACACTTCTTACCGTGAAATGAATACGAATCCCAACCGTGAAGCGCCTCTGGTTCGGAACAAGCCTTACTGGAAACCCGAAGTGGCAGAAAACCTTGATACAACTTGGAAAGTGTTCAAGGCGGACGTTACACAAAATGAAAAGCCGGTGATCGTGCTGGATGTGCGCTCCGGTCAGGAGTTCGCATTGCGCAATCTTTCCACGGAAAAATCCGTGAAAGCGCCGGTGGTGAACTTTGAGTGGCGTGAGTTCTTTGACGACAAAGGTCTTCCGTCTAAAAAGATCGAGCGCGCGCTTTATGAAAAGAACATTTCTAAAGACAGCCGTATACTGGTTGTCAGCAATCACGGTGTGCGTTCCGGTGCGGTGGTGTATGCTTTGAATTTCCTGGGCTATAAAAATGCCACAAACTTTGCCGGGGGCTATGAACAATGGAAGTAA